Proteins from a genomic interval of Lolium perenne isolate Kyuss_39 chromosome 1, Kyuss_2.0, whole genome shotgun sequence:
- the LOC127333854 gene encoding uncharacterized protein, with product MKFQYEGPAFCCRKGKVKIATPEIPQELHRLFTSQVDADAKYFRKRIRYFNTHFSFTRLGVTLDKTVSNAARTGVYTFVAQGSMYYKMDDLVPGGQGPRNLQLYFYDTDETLEHRVKRSPDLDINIIRKILEILEENPYVQTFKSIGSIPNLEEYRISLNTDIRLDQRRYNAPTASQVAAMWVEGSDPQNTFDRQVVLYGKGDRPIFIRAYYGCYDPLAYPLFFPRGETGWNRWIPYETPSKVALEDNEDDTEREDMHGLDQTSNVHLERNTDEVPDDEEEQDDDETGGSRKFVSAREYYCFKLQVRKGLFNIILFGARGFQQWAFDMYIKMETMRLDFFSKPKNQKLVRADLYQGVVDVMDAGETHGSHVGKRIVLPRTFPGGDRDMQRRFLDAMAIVQRFGKPDYFITTTCNPHWEEITSGLEPGQTPQDRPDLVARVYRAKLRSMKDLLIKKKYFGEVAAYVHVTEFQKRGLPHEHMLLIMSSDSKLTNPDGYDKVISAELPNKDKYPILHALVVKHMLHGPCGALRKNCPCMIDGECRFRYPRQFCDATQQGKDSYPIYRRRPDGHQVKVRGAELDNRWVVPYNPGLLMRYNCHINVEACSSIKAVKYLFKYIYKGHDRASFSVDPAVQNDGEVINEIKQYMDARFMGPQESITRTCGFPMFGVSPSVLQLQLHLEDMQPITFKEGDNLDDVINRPSSYSTMLTEFLKMNLVDPYVRNFLYKEFPEFYRWIKGKKKWQRRKLRGRG from the exons ATGAAGTTCCAATATGAGGGCCCCGCGTTCTGCTGCAGAAAAGGAAAGGTCAAGATAGCTACCCCTGAAATTCCTCAAGAGTTGCATCGGTTGTTTACAAGTCAGGTTGATGCTGAtgcaaaatattttagaaaacgCATACGATATTTCAACACCCACTTCTCCTTCACAAGACTTGGAGTCACCCTTGATAAGACGGTTAGCAATGCAGCGAGAACCGGTGTGTATACATTTGTAGCACAAGGGTCAATGTATTACAAGATGGATGATCTGGTGCCTGGTGGTCAAGGGCCTAGGAATCTCCAGCTCTACTTCTATGATACAGATGAAACCTTGGAACATAGAGTGAAGCGGTCCCCAGACCTTGATATCAATATCATACGGAAGATTCTGGAGATACTAGAGGAAAACCCATATGTGCAGACCTTTAAGAGCATTGGATCTATTCCAAACCTAGAAGAATATAGGATATCCCTTAACACAGATATAAGACTGGACCAGCGAAGGTACAATGCCCCCACAGCTTCTCAAGTGGCCGCGATGTGGGTTGAAGGGAGTGACCCACAAAACACTTTTGATAGGCAAGTTGTCTTGTATGGCAAAGGGGACCGTCCTATATTTATTAGAGCATACTATGGTTGCTACGATCCTTTGGCGTATCCATTATTTTTCCCGAGAGGAGAAACGGGATGGAACCGCTGGATACCATATGAAACACCTTCTAAAGTCGCTCTGGAGGACAATGAGGATGACACCGAGCGTGAAGACATGCATGGTCTAGACCAGACCTCAAATGTACATCTGGAACGAAACACGGATGAGGTACCAG ATGATGAAGAGGAGCAGGATGATGATGAAACCGGAGGGTCCAGAAAATTTGTCAGCGCAAGGGAGTACTACTGCTTCAAGCTACAAGTCAGGAAAGGACTTTTTAACATTATATTATTTGGTGCACGCGGGTTCCAGCAATGGGCATTTGACATGTACATCAAGATGGAGACTATGAGACTTGATTTCTTCTCCAAGCCTAAGAATCAAAAGCTCGTTCGTGCTGATCTATACCAG GGTGTCGTTGACGTCATGGATGCTGGCGAGACACATGGTTCTCATGTTGGTAAGAGAATCGTGCTCCCGAGAACTTTTCCAGGAGGTGATCGAGACATGCAGCGAAGATTCCTTGATGCAATGGCGATAGTCCAGCGGTTTGGGAAGCCTGATTACTTTATCACAACGACATGCAACCCGCACTGGGAGGAGATTACATCCGGACTTGAACCCGGGCAGACACCACAAGACCGTCCAGACCTTGTGGCGAGAGTATACAGGGCCAAATTGCGAAGTATGAAGGATCTCTTGATAAAAAAGAAGTACTTTGGTGAGGTTGCTGCATATGTCCATGTTACCGAGTTTCAAAAGAGGGGGCTGCCACATGAGCATATGCTTCTGATCATGAGTTCGGATAGCAAGCTGACAAACCCAGATGGGTACGACAAGGTGATATCAGCAGAACTTCCTAACAAGGACAAGTACCCTATATTGCACGCTCTGGTGGTCAAACACATGCTCCATGGACCATGTGGTGCTCTTAGAAAAAATTGTCCTTGCATGATAGATGGTGAATGTCGATTTCGCTATCCTCGGCAGTTTTGTGATGCTACACAGCAAGGAAAGGACTCATATCCTATCTATAGGAGGAGGCCTGATggtcatcaagtgaaggtcaGAGGAGCAGAGTTGGATAATAGATGGGTTGTGCCATACAACCCTGGTCTACTTATGCGGTATAATTGTCACATCAATGTTGAAGCTTGCTCTAGCATCAAGGCAGTGAAATATTTATTCAAGTACATCTATAAAGGACATGATCGTGCCTCATTCTCGGTCGATCCAGCGGTACAGAATGATGGTGAAGTAATCAATGAGATTAAACAGTACATGGATGCTAGGTTCATGGGGCCACAGGAGTCTATCACCAGGACTTGCGGTTTCCCAATGTTCGGTGTCTCTCCCTCTGTTCTCCAACTTCAATTGCATTTGGAAGATATGCAGCCTATCACATTCAAAGAGGGTGATAATCTAGATGACGTCATAAATCGGCCCTCTTCTTACAGTACCATGCTCACTGAATTTTTGAAGATGAACCTGGTGGATCCTTATGTGAGGAACTTCTTGTACAAAGAGTTCCCAGAATTCTACCGGTGGATCAAGGGTAAGAAGAAGTGGCAGAGAAGAAAGTTAAGAGGGCGGGGATAG
- the LOC127333865 gene encoding uncharacterized protein: MVLRDIRDLVHSMGKDISSYGLPDWDLVDDECSNGDSREVQEDLSVSFDKEDTNMFTSLNKEQCAGFDEILSHVLNRRSQIFFVDGPGGTGKTYLYKSLLAKVCSLGQIAIATATSGIAASIMPCGRTAHSRFKIPIRLTDSSTCNFTKQSGTAKLLSRASLIIWDEVAMTKRQTVETLDRSLQDIMGSALPFGGKVVVFGGDFRQVLPVVTRGTRAQITDARLQRSYLWDKIRKIRLTRNMRA, encoded by the coding sequence ATGGTCCTTAGAGACATTAGGGATCTGGTgcattccatgggaaaagatatTAGCAGTTATGGACTCCCGGATTGGGATCTGGTGGATGATGAGTGTTCCAATGGAGATTCCAGAGAGGTACAAGAGGATTTGTCAGTTAGTTTTGACAAAGAAGACACAAACATGTTTACATCTCTTAACAAAGAGCAGTGTGCTGGTTTTGATGAAATCCTCTCTCATGTTCTCAACAGAAGGAGCCAGATTTTCTTTGTTGATGGTCCGGGTGGCACGGGGAAGACATATCTATACAAATCACTCCTTGCAAAGGTCTGTTCCTTAGGTCAAATAGCTATTGCTACAGCTACATCTGGTATAGCGGCATCGATCATGCCTTGTGGGCGCACCGCCCATTCCAGGTTTAAAATTCCGATTAGGCTCACAGACAGCAGCACATGCAATTTCACCAAGCAGAGTGGTACCGCAAAGCTGCTCAGTAGGGCATCTTTAATAATCTGGGACGAAGTTGCCATGACGAAGCGCCAAACTGTTGAGACGCTTGATAGGTCCTTACAGGACATCATGGGATCTGCTTTACCTTTTGGGGGGAAAGTCGTGGTGTTTGGAGGAGATTTTAGGCAGGTCCTTCCCGTTGTAACACGTGGTACAAGAGCTCAAATCACTGATGCCAGGCTACAGAGGTCTTATTTATGGGATAAGATTAGGAAGATACGCCTCACACGCAATATGAGGGCATAG